CTcaagtagacttgaagagaaacttcctaggagtgtcgtggcggcctcagatgtctttctagaaaagaatggacccagaatcttatagagaagggagaggggatgaacaagagagagagagagagagtgagagtgagtgagtgagtgattcTTCGTGTAATTTCTGCAAGGAAAACTTGAGTTTAGGTTACTTATACAcctgctctcgtcgacgagtcatgtcacttcatcaacgaggccacgaaggaagttcgtcgacgaattctcattcctcgttgacgaattctcattcctcgttgacgaaattcaaagctaaaaatagcctctcggtaacttctcgttgacgagacacgtgtccccatcgatgATCCCCTCaagcatgttcgtcgacgaacgtgctatgttcgtcgatgaacgtgctgtgttcatcaacgagaccctgtttgaattccaaattcagtttctttttctctcctcctcctattatttaattaatataattcaccgggtctctacattctcctctccttataaaaattccgtcctcgaaatttactatccatatgattcaccatcccctaAAAATAAAtagtctatttattttattacttaccctcacttatagcagaggaataccgtggttacattccgagttctaggagattacatatatataaaataaaattctcccaaaactaaaatactattcactaactaaactattacatatactaattaacctgcaaaagaaacatttcatCATTACTTACACTTTTCTTATTACAACTAAACTTCactgaataaatgtggatattttTGCCTTATCCGTTCCTCGAGCTCTCAAGATGCTTCTTCCatcgcgtgatttctccacaggactttcactagaggaatcttcttattacgtaattcctgctctttcctgtccagaatttgTAGTGGTgtctcctcataaactagtgaatcacttagttctaattcaccataactgattatgtgagaAGGGCCTgagacgtatttcttcaacatggagacatggaatacgtcgtatATCCTAAATaatacaggtggtaaagctaacctgtaggcaatcgttctcactttctctaaaatctcgaacgggctaatgaacctagggctaagtttacctttcttcccaaatctcataatcccttttaacggagctattttcaaaaacacatgagtgccgatatcaaactccaatttcctgcagcgggtatcagcataactcttttgtcagctttgagctgcactaattctgtctctgatgagctgaactttatcatatgcttgctgcactagctctgaccccacaactcgccgctcatccatctcatcctagtataaaggagaacgacatcacctaccatagagcgcctcaaacggtgtcatgccaatgctagcctaataactattattgtacgcaaactctactagtggatccaattacccccaaagtccagcacgcatgctcgaagcatatcttctaatatctaaatcgtcctctcagtctacccaccTGACTGCGAATGGAAtatcgtgctaaaagataactaagaccctagagcttcctgcaagctcctctaaaAAATGTGCCATGAAATGCAGGTCTCAATCTGACATAATAGACACTGGTACTCTATGTGaacaaactatctcttgaatataaatctctcTCAGTCGGTTAAGGGAGTAACTGATCTTAATTGGAAGGAAATAGGAGGTCTTAGTCAAGCGATCTACAATCACTCAGATTGCATTCTAGCCATACAATGTTGATGGCaaccctgaaaaaaaaaatccatagatatatgatatttccactctgagataaaaagtggctacaactgacctaccggcctctggtgctcaacctttacctactggaacgtcaaacactgtgctacatacttggcaatctccttcttcataccactccatcaaTAATGCTCTCacaaatccttatacattttcatattgccaagatgaactgtgtataaagatctgtgagcctcttttaggatggtctttctgatatcagcatcagcaggaacacataatctagaatggaaccgcaaagcttcaTTATCTGTAATACGAAATTCATCTCCTTGATCATTCTATACTCTAACCATTACCTTTGCTAATTTCTGATCCTCCTTCTGAGTagatttaatcctttcttgcagagtaggctgcactactaaATTAGAAATAcatacctgaggatcactctcaaccaactctatgtcgagtctctctagatccattatgatcggatactgaatctccatagttgccaaTGAAGGTCCCACATACTTCCTGCTtagcgcatcagctaccacgtttgcttttcttaggtggtaactgatagtacaatcaaaattcttaataagttccaaccaccttctctgtcacattttcagttccttctgagtgaaaaagtattttaaactcttatggttagaAAAGATTTCACATCAttcgccatacaagtaatgcctccaaatcttcaatgcatatactactgcagtcaattcaagatcatggataaggtagttcttttcatactctttcaaatgtctggaagcatacgctaccaccctaccatgttgcatcaatacatagcctagtcctttcaaggacgcatcactgtaggaGACAtaacccctcaccccctgacgagaTGATCTACACTGAtgtcgtgacaagcctttgcttcaatttcTGAAAGCTCTACttacagctgtcatcccattcaaacttgacgttcttcctagtcagttgcGGCAGAGgctctgataatactgaaaattcctcaacaaaacgacggtaatacccagccagccccaagaaactccttatCTCCTGAAcgttcttcggtctagcccaattcactactgcatcaattttactaggatccatagaaattctatcccctgagatgacatgccctaaaaacacaaccatctcgagccagaattcacatttgctaaatttgacatataacttcttttctctgagcatctaTAGGACTTGcttcaaatgcatctcatgctcctcatagctcctcgaatagaccagtacatcatcaataaaagtaataacAAACTGGTTTAAATATTAGTGagaaattctattcatcaaatccatgaataccgtaagagcattcgtcagagcaaacggcataacaaggaactcataatgcccatatctggtcctgaaagttgtcttcgagatgtattctgctttcactttcactttcacctaatgatagcttgatctgaggtcaattttagaatacactcgtgtaccctggagctggccaaacaaatcatctatatagggtagaggatacttattcttgattatcactttattaatttccctataatttatacacatccttatggtcccgtctttcttcttcacaaataataccgaAACTCCCCATAgagatacactgggttgtataaaacacttatcaagcaaatcttgtaactgattctttaattctgccaattctgctggTGCCATTTGGTAAGATGCTTTAAAGATCGGTGTTGTACCTAAAAGTAGATCAATAAGAAAATCTACCTCCCACGACTCAAATACCATTTTCAAATAAAACTTAACCCAAAAATATGTTCATTAAATCTTAGTTTACTTctcgtaaaccctaaattctagaaaATCGGAACCCTAATTTTCTGGATACCAAGAAATTCATAACCCTAATTTAGTGAAAacaataattttcagacaaaggAGAAAACGTAGAGAAGGAAGAGGGTGTGATGTGTGGATGAGGAGAGGGAGAAGAGAATGAACCCTTTTTTTTAGGGTAAGAACGCATTGACATTGAAATCTTCCCTCTCCCTCGCTCCGACGTCGGCTTCAGCTCCCGCGGCGGAGTTTGCCAATAGTTCGCCGCATCTCTGGCACCGGGCAATGACAAGAATCTTCTGGCAAGACGGGCACGAGGAGTGAGATCTAAGCCACATGTCGATGCATCCGACGTAGAAGCCATGGCCACACTGCAGCAGCACTCGGATTTCGTCCCCTGCGGTGAACTCCGCAAGGCAGATGGCGCAGTCGGCAAGCTTCCCCACGTGCTCGGCGGCGGTGAAGGTGGCCTTGGGAAGCAACCAAAGGACCTTCTTCTTGAGGCCCTTGTTTGTCAAGGGGGGCAGAGAGGACCGGCCACCGCCAGAGATCCGACGGATCCAGGCGCAGCGCGCAACTACAACTAGGCCCAGGACAAAAATTAGGGCATAAAGGAAGGCGGCTAGGATGACCACGAAGTCGGAGTCGACAGGCTCGACCCCTGGCGGCAGCGACGGCGACGACGTGGACGAGGACTCGGTGGACGCCAATGCGTTGACACTACCGAGAAATCTGAAGGGATGAGTTATATGGGAAGCGAGCTTAGAAGAGGAAGGAGGGTTTGGAATTGGGATTTTTGGTTTGGGAGGTTTATAGTTATTATAGTGCTGCTTTCTTATATAGTTGATCTCTCTTTGTACCcaaggagttttttcccgttttataataaaaaataaataaaatataaaataatactctgaacaggaaattttttcccaaaataatgctcacgtaatctcgcagcttcatgctgcgagatttaaagtgGTGGCCACTCTGCCATCGACGCATGGCAAAGAAAGAAACAGGGGTAATGTGACGTGTGGCGATGGGTGAAGAAATCTCGCAGGTCGAACCTGCAATATTTCAGAAGCGATCGAAAGGAGAGGCGACGCGTGGCTGCGAGGTTACGAGCGTTCGTGACACGTGGTgaatctcgcaggtccaacctgcgagatttaagAAGCCAACGTACGGGGAGGCGACGCGTGGCTGGTAGATGACGAGGGATCGTGACACGTGTCtaatctcgcaggtccaacctgcgagatttgttttGCGCGCTAAATTCCTCCCTGAGCCTTCTCAGAACACATTCAGgcagaggagaagagaagaaaagttgCAGAGAGCTTGCAGATGACCGTTGCATGCTGCAGGTGATCGTTGGAggtgcaggtgaccgttcgggctCGGGCGAAGGCGAGGCGAGGCTATTTAAGAGCCGAAGATGGGGtatgttatttaatatttagaaaaataaggtgaatattttatttagatttaCATGAGATAATTGTTTGTGTTTTGTGTTGGTTTGATATCACACGCCGCGTTCCGAGTATTTTGGTTCGTTGTTGCATctagaggaaggttagtttttttaattaataatgtcATTATAGTTTATGTCTTTAATAGTATTTGTATATACTCCAcataatcatttaaatttttaacaatataatctgaaaatttgaaataaaaaaggaGGTTCAAATGAGATTAGAAAAGCTAAAAGGAGGTTTCAGATTTAGAAAGTGATGACAATAGTGATTTTGATTGTGCTGGGGGGTTATTGTTGGAtagatttccaaaaaaatatgggTAGGTGTCTGGCTTCTGTGATGAAATATTGGATTTATCTTATGCTGATCCATGCCTGTCGGAAGGATAGTTTGGATTTATCTTATGCTGATCCGTGTCTGGCTCTTGTCCTTGCACATTGTAGCTTCTCTTCTTTctaaacataaatttttttttatgaaaaaaatagtaTGGAAAACTGAATCAAACCAAttcgtacatatatatatttatatagttgtGTAGTTACGTACATATTGAGACGAAATtgttcatattacaaaattatgtacataGATTTCTAAATAATAGTGTTAATTATGTAGTTATGTATGTGGTTAGATTTCTAAATAATAATGTTAATTATGTAGTTATGTACGTAATTTAATTTCTAATGATATGTACCTACTACTATAATTACATACCTACATATTTTTGACGTATCTAAATCGAACCAATTATATAATtacgtacatgcatgcatgttagATGGTTTGGATAATTGAACCAAACTATTAATTATGCTTATCTAAATCAAACCAATTAGATAATTACGTACATGTTCAGATTGAATTGTTCAGAATTAAAAAATTAggtacatatattttcaaattataatGTTAATTACGtgattatgtagtttaatttcaaatgatagcTCGGTGTAGccaatattataattatatacctACATAATTATGGACATATCTAAACCATACCAATTATGTAATTACGTACATGCATGTTGCATGCATATGAACCAAACCAATTGTGTACATTTATAATTGCGTAATTATGAATATAGTTGTACTGAATTgtccataattataaaattatgtacaGAGATTTCCGAATAACGGTATTAATTACGTAATTATAGTTTAATTTCAATTGATAGACGTAGTTGAAAATATAATTACATATCTACATAATTTTAAGCATATCTAAGCTGAACCAAATATGTAATGTATGTTCATGCATgcttattagttttttttatttggaaaatcgAACCAAATAAAATTACATGCATACACATAATTGTGTAATTatgcatatattatattttaatggtccataattataaaatcatgcatgtagattttaatattataatgttaattatttaattatgtaatttaattacaaataataGGTATAACCAATAGTAGAATTAAAAACCAACATAATTACGGGCATATCTAAACTGAACgaattatgcaattatgaatatgcatgcatattaattagtTTGAAAATCGAACGAAGTCAAACTACGTTCATAATTGTTTATGTAATTGTATAAATGTTCGAATTGAACAATCCATAATTATGTTATGCACGTAGAGATTTTAATTATTATACTAGTTACTTGCTCGTAGTATAGTTTTAAATGTGATACATTAAATAAATTACTATTATAAATGATTAGGTTGAAAATTTAAATGGGCCGATGGTTTAAGTGGGTAGACCTGTTTTATCCATTTAATGTTTGGGTCTAAATGGGTCACCCATTTATAACCCATTTAATTACATGAGTGTACCCTAACCCATTTAAAGAATATAATGTGCACATTAAtggattgaaaattatttttgttcactattcacttagcatacgacttatacataaaattattgttttgcgtAGGTTGTTTATATTTACTGGGCGTCAATctagatggcaggaagttcaagcagtattccggttccggtattgttgtacatggggggtaacattataaccggccaaaccggtgttagttatagtattccgccagttcaacctattagaattggtcataggtgtaaattaattaaattgcatatgaagatatacaagtatttgcaAATTGATCCAAATCAAAATGCATTGCGGCTAACCGCGAGATACCCGATtaaggggcatcatgatacaatcttctatgaggttgttcccgtaaCAAGTGATTACGGTTTGCAcatggtgttggatgcacactgcgtagggacgacatatttgactgtgcaactGTATGTTGAACTAATTCCTCATATGGGTGTCGCCGCACATGGGCAGCCGGGAACGTCTATTGAGCacgtggttgaagcggaggaagaagttgcagatgttggtgggatgcctgttgtggatatgaacgaatgtccacGATCGTCATTCGAGGCGCAGACGTATGAAGGAACTACTATCCATACGAATTTTCATGGTGTTTGCGAAGATGTTTCAGCAGAACaaccaggatcgttgttcgcaaTAGAGAACAACGCGCTGGACgtggggatgaacatcacgaacgatgttcatttacaagatgacacgtacgaggaggaaattggtgaagggacgaacgagttccccgatgatgtcgacccacccccccGTCAATTGAACGATGGCACGGATACGGCAGAtttcatggacgaacctcctatgtatggtgtaattgacgtagaggctgcagatttgtcccatggtgacgagcttcctatacgggtaactcgttgggatgaatcatcaTAACTGAGTCaagggatgctattcgggtcgaaaGATTAATTGATAGCTGCTGTAcgaatataccacgctcgaacgcaccatgacttctacgtcctgcagtcgaccccactattatgggttgttaggtgtaagaactctgaatgcagttggagactgcgcgcgatgtatcgtcagaaacatcgattcttcgaaatcactcaatatggtggtccgcacacatgcttgaatgaactcctctcgcaagaccatagccaaatcacgtcgtcccttattgctagtgaggttgtgaatatgataaggggtgatgcgtcgacctcaatcgctacattgaaagaattcatagatcgtcgttttggctattccatctcatataagaaaatttggttaggcaaacagaaggcaattgcccaagtatttggcgattgggagaagtcttatcagacgttgcctaggtggatcgaagcaatgtgcacttataatcctggtactgtcgtaaagtggaggtggaaccctatacccggcagcgatcagaccgtaacatttgtatcagtcttttgggcgttcgcagcatctattcagggttttccccactgtcctcctgTGATCTGTATAGATAGGACActcttgtacggtaagtacaagggaaaactccttattgcgacgtgcccggatgcaaataggcaaatatttccctttgcattcgctattgtgcaagaggaaagtttggacacatggaatttgtttttgtgttgtcttcgttccattaccgatagggacgacatttgccttatatcagataggcatccagggatcatcgctgcagtgtctcacaatcccgattggcagccaccgcgtgcgcaccaccgattctgccttcgacacgttgtaagcaacttcagcacgaaagtgcatagtgtcaatcttaagcgaatggctgagcgtgcgggaagggagcatcaggtcagaaagtttaacatgtggatggagaagatcttcgatgagggtggggaacccgcAAAGACGTTTTTCGATCAAAtcgctcctcatatgtggactcagtgccacgacgggggcagaaggtatgggaacatgacgacaaacctcgtcgaatgtttcaacgccgtccttaagggcgctcgtagcctcccaatcactgcccttgtgcaactgacattttatcgcgttgcacattatttcaatagccgacgtgaggctgctcgtaatgcaatatcaggaggaaatgcattaactcctcatacattgcttgcgatggaaagaaggaagttgaaggcgaccggacatcgcgtgacgacgttcaaccggtctagaggtactttcagcatcacgactgcgcagttgggacctcataaaggaaacaacgtgcaaacgcttcgcattcaggatttgcacggctgctcgtgtgggaagtggcaagccttacactttccatgctcccaccttctcgctgcatgtgcgGAGACACGACTCAATGCCATGCAGTACGTTGAGCATTGTTGGACCACCGCCGAacattatgcgacatatgcggcgaattttcagccgattatgcacgaggcgtactggccagcatcgtctttgccgactatacaggcaaatccagcgtatgctcgacataaaggtcgtccaaggagctcccgtatacacaatgagatgcacgctagggaaggtaggaaaaggagcacgtgcagtatatgtcatcaagaagggcataatcgcataaggtgtccgagaaggacccactcGGGCAATGCAGCGGGACCGTCGCGTTGATTTCGTATGCAGTTTTATACTATTTCACAccgtttcttttttatttataccTATTCTGATGCAACGATGCATTTCCAGGATTGATCCAGGGCCGTCCGATCCGAGCGTCTTGACGATGGGCGATCATCACAGGGCCAGCCGAGCGTGGGCTGAGGGGCATGCGGAGCCCCTGTGCTGCCAAGGGGGCACGCAGTTTGCCGAGCGTTGGTTAGAGGCAGACCCCCTCATTGTCCAGCTGATACGCGATGCggggttttatggcatttatcggatTGCTCATATCCAGCTTGATTGGCATCTTGTCACATCATTAGTAgagcgatggagacccgagacgcacacgttccacctacctcatggtgaggccaccgtcacattacaggacgtagctattttgttcgggttgccgattgatgggcgagCTGTCATTGGTCGCACTGCCggaccagtggagggacctacagaccgtcagggtcgactcgccctgcgtactatgtgcgagcgtttgttaggCGTTGTTCCGCCTAACAGCGAGTTAGTTGGTGCACACATCCGTATACGGTTCCTTGAGGGGGATGCGTTTCGTGAGCTCCTGGCACATGCAGATGTTCAGACAatagcatgccacgcacgagcccacttgttgcgtttgatttgtggaGTGATCTTCTCGGATGTTTTCGGCAGTTATGCGCATCTTATGTTCCTTCCACTTCTTGAGGACTTCAGAGCGTgtcactcgtacagttgggggtcctccactttggcgtggttgtacagggagatgtgtcgcgccgcgcaccactcgaagacacagattgcgagcccccttcgcttactccaggtttgggcttgggagagatttccttcattcgcgcctacgcggcgaggtttcctGCAGATTGAGAGGGGTCAGGACGGTCGTCCGATTGATCCTCTCCCGCTCGCATATCGGTTAGTACCAATTTTATCTATCCCTATGTATTCACTCAATAActattacgaatactaattcgtaatatgtagtagtcttgcatttgggaacttagatttcatcttatacagatggagggacgacttgaaggcatcgatggttgcgcttcacacattgccctggtacaggttcgagttggacatgcactgggagcatgaggtataaatcagttaaagtatAGCAGATGAAagcatttctttctttctttcagttgtGTATAGTCCGCTTAACTTTTTGTTTTGTCTAACTGCAGTTTAtatggatgccctacacggaTGAGATTTTAGCCGACATGCCGCCTGCCTATGCAGACgggagggacctgtgggtagcgcgagtgccactcatatgctttcatattattgagcggtatctccccgatcgagtcatgcgacagttcgggtttcgacaggtcattcccgccccatttatgacttcgggggtagatattgttggggacgatctccacggcatggatgggcgcggtcgaggggtcacagactggtcgagtacgcacgcgatattcgtcactgcgtgggagcatcggcgagaatacatcgtacgaggagtggcggagcacaatccgatgcgtctagatgacccatacttcacttggtataggtctatcacacgccgcttcgtcgacaggaccgcagctgtatatttgagcctcgtaagaaaATTAATGCCAaaactcattttattatatatacgttccgatttgaatgcgttaataaaatatgttcatatcctgcaggctgacatagtcattgaggcagagcagatctcgtcggatcctgcgatccaccgattgatgagtgctgcactggACCTTGTCCACGAGGACGGTCGACGGATCCCAGAACGAGGAGGTCAACCTGATGT
The sequence above is a segment of the Malania oleifera isolate guangnan ecotype guangnan chromosome 8, ASM2987363v1, whole genome shotgun sequence genome. Coding sequences within it:
- the LOC131162640 gene encoding RING-H2 finger protein ATL80-like — encoded protein: MTASPRAFLLCRPFAPASDILAIAASFEKKMALDDANPLAFQHIFLGSVNALASTESSSTSSPSLPPGVEPVDSDFVVILAAFLYALIFVLGLVVVARCAWIRRISGGGRSSLPPLTNKGLKKKVLWLLPKATFTAAEHVGKLADCAICLAEFTAGDEIRVLLQCGHGFYVGCIDMWLRSHSSCPSCQKILVIARCQRCGELLANSAAGAEADVGAREREDFNVNAFLP